The Streptomyces phaeolivaceus genome has a window encoding:
- a CDS encoding metallophosphoesterase family protein, with the protein MRLLLMSDTHLPKRAKALPEPLLAELPRADVVVHAGDWVDEATLDLLEARSRRLVAVYGNNDGPGLRARLPEVARADLAGLRLAVVHETGGAQGREPRCAARFPDTDVLVFGHSHIPWDTTASTGLRLLNPGSPTDRRRQPHCTYMTAAVTDGELTDVELHRLPPRT; encoded by the coding sequence GTGCGTCTGCTGCTGATGTCCGACACCCATCTGCCCAAGCGCGCGAAGGCGCTGCCCGAGCCGCTCCTCGCCGAACTCCCGCGCGCCGACGTGGTCGTCCACGCCGGTGACTGGGTCGACGAGGCCACCCTCGACCTCCTCGAAGCCCGTTCCCGCCGGCTGGTCGCCGTGTACGGCAACAACGACGGCCCCGGCCTGCGCGCCCGCCTCCCCGAGGTGGCCCGCGCCGACCTGGCCGGGCTACGGCTCGCCGTCGTCCACGAGACCGGCGGCGCCCAGGGCCGCGAGCCCCGCTGCGCCGCCCGCTTCCCCGACACCGACGTCCTGGTCTTCGGTCACAGCCACATCCCCTGGGACACGACCGCGTCCACCGGCCTGCGCCTGCTCAACCCCGGCTCCCCGACGGACCGCCGCCGCCAGCCCCACTGCACCTACATGACGGCGGCGGTCACGGACGGCGAGCTGACGGACGTGGAACTGCACCGACTCCCGCCCCGGACCTGA